TCCAGAACTCGGAATGCAATTGCCAAATTTGTAATGCAGTTTCAGAAGTTGTTAAAGtgcatgtatatatgtatgtagtatataattattgtttgtgTGATTACAAAGACTGGGGCTGGTCGCGGTTTTGATTTCCCTGTTTTATTTTGGTTAAAGTCTATAGCTTCCGGGCCAGCTGGTCTGTTACGCATTTCTCAAAAGGCTATCAAATTTTGTTAGCTGCTGACGAGAGCGTGATTGCAatgagagaaaagagagagaccgagaaagagcaagagagagataCTAAGTTAGCAATTTACGTGATGTCGCCAACAACTCGTTccacaaatttcatattttattcggtgtttgtgttcttgttttaatttatttatttttggcatttatcTGCGTCTCGGTCTGCGTCTGGTTCTGAAATATTGATGCGTCAGTTAGCGGTGTGACACTAAAAACAGTTATTAGCCATTTGGCACGAACCGCTGAAATGAATGATCATCATATACCAGTTAACATAGTACGTACTTCGTACATAACAGACGCACGATCTCTGCGGTGTACTCTTGCAAGCAATATATCAGGGTTACAATCTTACAGCACAGCTATTTTGCAATTTCAGTTGCACAtaatcttttcatttttatatgatatttgttttaatttataattttcatttaactatacatttgtatatgcTCGACTAAGAAATACCCTGTAAGTGTAATGCGTGAGTTTTGGAACAATTGATAAAAATACTTCAGCAAATGTTTATCACAAATatgaacaacaaattatatagagtagacagacaacaaacatatataaatatagataatGTTTATCCTTCATATTACTCAAAATAAAGGGTAGAGTATAACACAGATATGCTAAACAGACATTGAACTACCTCTGGCATTGACTTTGCTTATCATTCACCCTCAAGTTAGTCGCAATTGCATTTCATGAACAGCGTGAGTCGTCAACCTTTTTATGCATTCATGTGGAAAGTTTTACCTTTATAGCTGTAGGATAACTGAATACTATTTCTAtcagaaatttgaaaataaattattatttttaactggTATTGGAAAATTTtcttaacaaataaattaacaagAATTCAATTGCTTCTGCGCTCTTCTCGGTGATTCTCATGACGTTTATTTGGTGCTGTCTCGAGATAAGTTGAGTCGCACAATAGGTGTAAATGGGTCGggtaaataccaaataaaaagctgttaattgtttttggcCCGCTTAGATGGGAGAATTGACATCGCGAGTCTGTTTGCATTGCGTGCTTTGTGATATTAAGTAATATTAATCATGCGacatgagcaacaacaacaacaacaacaacaacggtaGAGCATGACCAttatgtaaatgcaaatgttatcAAGGGTTGGGAATTGCACGTTATTCCCAAAAGGGGAGCGTCTCGTTGAggtgcatcatcatcagcaatcCATTTGTTGATGCCACATACTAagtttatatactatatgctaACATAGAAGGTATTTCAAAATACCGGTTTACTGAATACTTGCTGCACATATTGATCAGTAAACGGGTTGATTAAATAAATCTTCCCACTGGAAGACTGGGGGTACTTGGTAAAAACCCCGAGTCTTGATTCATTTGCATACCGGGAAATCTTTAGCAGCAAAACCCTATCTCATTGTGGTATGCCTTTCCTGATGAGCTGTACACGCTCTTTATGACGTCGCGATCGACTAAAAGAGCAACCAACACACTGAGAGAGGATCGGacaaagtgaaagagagagagagagagagagagagagagccagtgtgacttttacttttagtgattttgcattataaattaatttgttatcataataaataaaaagaacgCACGCACACGCTGAAGCATTGACGGCATTACGCTCCCGCACTTGTATActctgtccctctctctctcccactcctgctctctctctctcagatTCGCATACATACGCTACTAACTGTCTCTTTCTTGAGCGTCGAAGCCGCCGCTTTTGTCGCACTCGCAGTCGCTGCGAAACTCACCGATTTTCAAACTCTATAAAAAGTCTCAAACAAATCACAAGATTTTCAGTTAAATTTCAGAATTCGCAAACAGCGGTCGCgaaacgtgcaacgtgcaatcaacaataacaaccaaaaacataaaacaaaaaaaaacaagtacaaatattttgcataaatctTGAGGCAAAAAGATTTAAAGCAAGAACgcaacacacaaataaaatctTCATCTAAACCAACTAGTAAAATTCccgaaaaaaacacacaaaatgcacaATACCAAAAGTCATCTTATTATGGCCAGcgcattgctgttgctattcGCCGCACCAGGTAAGATTTTTGAAGTGTCCAGGTATCCAGAAGTGACAGGTTTTTGAGCAAATGTCGTGATAAAAAGCacaagttaagaaaaaaacCACACAAACTAAATGCTCTGATAAACTATAATACCCTTGCAtgctatttttaaacaattcaaaGTGCTAAACTGCCAAAAACAATGAGTAAAAATACGAAATCATAGAAATAAATGTTGCTAGCaacagacacaacaacaataacgacaacaacaattatatgcacaagtaaattaaataactaaacGTAGGCTAAAAGTATTGTTTGGCTGCGACAGACAGCAAAACTGTCATAAATAATGCACAAATTGTAGGCTAACATTTGCATGTAGGAAATGTTTGGCAATGACTGAAAGATTAATAGAAATACACGAGAGTACTCAGAACAAAACATTGTCGagaattcagtttcaatgtTCAACAAAGTTTTTGGTGCACTTCACTTCAAAATTGTTATTCAAGTTATTGTGACATTGAAACTGCGGCAAACTGCTAATTGAAAAGCTGTGATTTGAAGTGAAATGCTACAGTATTAATGTTgtgtatacacatacatatagtatttagtCATGACAGCTGCCTTTTAgcacatttttgttgcttgccaatcaaaaacaacaaatacaacaagtATAACAACCAGTCCAGGCGATTAGCACCAAATCAAACatcgaaaaaagaaaacggaAAAACCTGAACTTATTCagtttgaaaatgtaaatctCGTCTGCTTAACTgtgctgcgtatacgtaataactTGTTACCTCTCGTTACGATCGTTTTCTacgttctttttgtttttaattggcTTACGTTTCATTGGgcgaaaatgcaatttcattaTGCAAACTGCTTTTTATCGCAATTCGAGTTTAAACAGACCTTTTCTGACCTTTGAAAACTCATTAACTTATTTTGTTTGAAGTTTTATTATGAGCAAGCCAGTcaattatatattcatttatttcaaagaTCAACCGAACGGTTTAGTGTATATACATAGTTGTATTTGTAGTTCTATTACGAAACAATTCAGTTGGGCAACATACAAGTTCTTTCTatctatataaatttaatttctattcaATTTCACAATAACTTTGTTCGTTTTGTGCTTGTTTCTGAGAACATCATTAGCAGAAAGAGAGAATCTTTTGCTGGGCAGAAAACGGGTTTAAGCGACgacgaaatgcaaatgcaatgaattgtatttttatgattatgaGCCACAGCTCTCTCATACAAatgataaaattataattatttatttgcgcaaaaaaaaagagacagtTGCAAAAATGTACAGAATTCGAGTGTTGTGCTTATCACGTGCCATTGAAGCTACACACAGAACAAGCGAAATTCCTACAGCTCTGTCGTTGCTTAACGTGAGCCCATCAATCAATGTGATTTATTAATAAGTGAACAAAATCCTCGCTCGATAAACATGTGCATACACGTAATTACTTAGCATACACACTTTGTTGTGCATTGAGGAAGCGATTGTTTTACAACACAATGTtgacaatttgaatttttgtggGGGTCCCTcgcggcgtatgagcaatatattttttgtgccTGTTATCAGCATGAGAACGTTTTGGATGAGCAAAGGTTAAGCTATCCAAGTGAGTCACCGATCAGACTGTcaaactgactgactgactgactgaatgctTGCATTGATAACGCAATTACGGCAATGTAGTAATATGCATGCAGTTTGTTCTCGTTTGgctatgcaaatatttggatACGTGCGACATGCAAATGGTCGAGAGCTGGTAATTTGAGTGGCAGACATCGTCGGGGCGATTGGGTAAACGAGATAAGAAATAGCGGCAAATGAAGGTAGTAGCAGTGGGTGTACGATAATAATAGCGCTAGTTAAAACATTGACTTAAAATTGTaaactaataataaagaaTGAGCAAATGATACGACAAATACGCTTTGATTAATGGCCTACACATGGTCGACTTCGGTCGCTTTGTCATCGTTAATCGTTTATCGGAccattgttattttgtttgcccAAGTTGTAAATTGCGCGAACTAACATTGGAATGCCTCCCAAAACGATACAACTCAATTGAACAATCTAATTGGCGATCGCAGAGTCTTTCGGCATGACATAACTATGCAATCAATAagaacagagcagagcggaaataattacttaatttcAAGAATATTagataattataataattgttgtttctttttgcttttgttaccAGCTTGCTTTGCGGATCTGATGTGCTATGTCTGTGATAATTGCCAGACTGTGGACAAGACAACACCGCTCTTGGCCTGCAATGAGGACTTCTTCAATCAGGGCGGCAGCACCGAAGCCTCCACAGTGACCACAACCATGTCAACCATAACAACAACCGACGAGCCAACCACCATCATGCCAACCACAGAGACGCCAACAACTATGCCCAGTGACTCAACGACAGTGATGGACACAACAACCACAGAGCAGACGACTACCGACACAACAGCAGCTCAGACAACCGAGAAAACCGATGCACCGATGCCAACGCCAGCCACCGTTGGACCACCAGAGACAACCACCAGTGTGCCCACACCACCCAATGAGGATCTGCTGCGTGAGGTCACCAAACTGGTTGCGGTCAACGGATCACCAAGTGGATTGGCGGACTTCACGGAGTTGCCGATTCGCCAGCGTCGTGCATTGATCGATACAAATGTCAGCTTCCATTGTTACACTGTGAAGAAGACAGGTGAGTGCCACGTGCCACACAAGTTGCCACGGTTTTATTTAATCATTCCTCCTCTGTTTCTTGTAGTGAACAACACAGCGCAGACAGAACGCGGCTGCTCACGAGTTCTGGCCTCGCAGTCAGTGTGCACAGACCTCAGGGAGCAATCGGCGCCTCTTGAGATATCCTACTGTGATCCCTGCTCTATGAATGCCTGCAACTCTGCCACATCCATGATGCACACAACGATGCTGTCCACGTTCCTCATCGTTCTTGTTGCCGTCGTGCTGCAGCGCAAATAAGGAGTCAAGCTTACTCCATCCACCACCGTCCACTCCAACCCGGTGTTATTTAGTACATATTGCTAATTTCTTTAAGAGACCTTcctacacacgcacacacacacacacacattcagacggagtacactcacac
This DNA window, taken from Drosophila nasuta strain 15112-1781.00 chromosome 2L, ASM2355853v1, whole genome shotgun sequence, encodes the following:
- the LOC132797500 gene encoding platelet glycoprotein Ib alpha chain, which gives rise to MHNTKSHLIMASALLLLFAAPACFADLMCYVCDNCQTVDKTTPLLACNEDFFNQGGSTEASTVTTTMSTITTTDEPTTIMPTTETPTTMPSDSTTVMDTTTTEQTTTDTTAAQTTEKTDAPMPTPATVGPPETTTSVPTPPNEDLLREVTKLVAVNGSPSGLADFTELPIRQRRALIDTNVSFHCYTVKKTVNNTAQTERGCSRVLASQSVCTDLREQSAPLEISYCDPCSMNACNSATSMMHTTMLSTFLIVLVAVVLQRK